One part of the Pseudoalteromonas piscicida genome encodes these proteins:
- the rmuC gene encoding DNA recombination protein RmuC yields MLWSMLSNTPAWFSLALFAGGAATLLPVVWVIRSTFKNQLNTQLASEQALRSQLSQAEQLAEQLRAQQLQSHGQQQQLQARLAERQRQAAEYQQLWQRELDAKEEIQVHAHELEVEMANLQTLLEQKQLSFEQQLAQLEQAKVQLKEEFHNLANQIFDEKSERFSHQSKEKIQQLLQPVQGELKGFRDKMEAIHSEELKQRASLKTELLHLQANNKAMTEQADRLTTALQGQKKAQGNWGELMLENVLDSAGLRPGYDYQREVNFNTDEGKFRPDVVVYLPQSRHLVIDAKTSLNAYTRYINATTDSEANQAIVAHTEAITARIKELGSKSYERLPGLNSPEVVIMFIPVESAFVEAVKHKPTLYQEALQNNVLVATPTTLLTSLNIVKQLWRFEEQSKHTRELALRAEKFYNKLNSFLHSMEGVGKQLDKAKESYERAFSQLYMGKGNLIKQASEFKELGVAVVKELPEELEEKAKLELEPVSQLGNHDSSK; encoded by the coding sequence ATGCTTTGGTCAATGCTCTCCAATACGCCTGCATGGTTTAGTCTTGCGCTATTTGCAGGCGGTGCGGCTACCCTACTCCCCGTTGTTTGGGTCATACGCAGCACTTTCAAAAATCAACTCAATACTCAACTCGCCTCCGAGCAAGCACTTAGGTCGCAACTAAGCCAAGCCGAGCAACTCGCTGAGCAATTAAGAGCACAGCAACTGCAAAGTCATGGCCAACAGCAGCAATTGCAAGCAAGATTAGCTGAGCGTCAACGGCAAGCCGCTGAATATCAGCAGCTGTGGCAGCGAGAGCTCGATGCCAAGGAAGAAATTCAAGTGCATGCTCATGAGTTAGAAGTTGAAATGGCCAATCTGCAAACCTTGCTGGAGCAAAAGCAACTAAGTTTTGAGCAGCAGCTCGCGCAGCTTGAGCAAGCAAAAGTCCAGTTGAAAGAAGAGTTTCACAATCTCGCGAATCAAATATTTGATGAGAAAAGCGAGCGTTTTAGTCACCAAAGTAAAGAAAAAATCCAGCAGTTGTTGCAGCCTGTACAAGGTGAATTAAAGGGCTTTAGAGATAAAATGGAAGCCATTCATAGTGAAGAGCTTAAGCAACGGGCGTCATTAAAAACTGAATTGCTGCACTTACAAGCCAACAATAAAGCCATGACTGAGCAAGCAGATCGTTTGACCACTGCGTTACAAGGTCAAAAGAAAGCACAAGGTAACTGGGGCGAACTCATGCTCGAAAATGTGCTTGATAGCGCTGGGCTACGTCCCGGTTACGACTATCAGCGAGAAGTAAACTTTAATACCGACGAAGGCAAGTTTCGCCCTGACGTCGTGGTTTACTTACCGCAATCTCGTCATCTGGTTATTGACGCTAAAACCTCATTGAATGCCTATACAAGGTATATTAATGCCACAACCGATAGTGAAGCGAATCAAGCCATAGTGGCACACACTGAAGCCATCACTGCACGGATCAAAGAGTTGGGTAGTAAATCTTATGAGCGCTTACCAGGTCTTAACTCCCCAGAGGTGGTCATCATGTTTATCCCTGTGGAATCTGCATTTGTTGAGGCGGTTAAGCATAAGCCCACGCTTTATCAGGAGGCTTTACAAAACAATGTATTGGTGGCAACGCCAACAACACTTTTAACCAGTCTTAATATCGTTAAACAGTTATGGCGTTTTGAGGAGCAAAGCAAGCATACCAGAGAGCTGGCGCTTCGAGCTGAGAAGTTTTATAACAAGCTCAATAGCTTCCTACATAGTATGGAAGGGGTGGGTAAACAGCTTGATAAAGCAAAAGAGAGCTACGAGCGAGCGTTTTCTCAGTTATATATGGGTAAAGGCAACTTAATTAAGCAAGCTTCTGAATTTAAAGAACTAGGCGTTGCCGTAGTCAAGGAGCTACCCGAAGAACTTGAAGAAAAAGCCAAACTTGAGCTCGAGCCGGTAAGTCAGCTTGGCAACCACGATAGCTCGAAATAA